One Mya arenaria isolate MELC-2E11 chromosome 7, ASM2691426v1 genomic window carries:
- the LOC128241303 gene encoding uncharacterized protein LOC128241303: MTPQMGTFKDSEGQVGNGSKETKNGRRALLVAGACVFLTLLTAAVLGSVYLGYSLQSRGSTGKQHTFTADFYQDGFHAVKETLVITERENVYASINVSVVQDYETGFEVFKMDHLPGCYLTTFNMSDRDDYNINGQRQVSIEVTQTSKQRYSVTDITVNRVVLGPQATAMCAERDLYMLRQHTGSTNAGRRVKRGSPSRPSLPPMECFYICRFNGSCFWVCVFSTPP, translated from the exons atgacacCACAGATGGGAACATTCAAGGACAGTGAAGGTCAAGTTGGCAATGGAAGCAAG GAGACCAAAAACGGAAGACGAGCGCTGCTGGTGGCCGGCGCATGCGTATTCCTGACTCTCCTGACGGCCGCCGTTTTAGGCTCCGTGTATCTGGGTTATTCACTCCAATCCCGGGGCTCGACAGGCAAACAACAT ACGTTCACGGCGGATTTCTACCAAGACGGTTTCCACGCTGTGAAGGAAACTTTAGTCATCACGGAACGTGAGAACGTGTATGCCTCCATCAACGTCAGTGTTGTCCAGGACTATGAGACA GGGTTCGAAGTATTCAAGATGGACCACCTCCCAGGGTGCTACCTGACAACTTTCAACATGAGTGATAGAGACGACTACAACATCAACGGACAACGACAG GTGTCAATTGAGGTAACACAGACCTCCAAGCAGCGCTACTCAGTGACGGACATCACCGTGAATAGGGTGGTGCTGGGACCGCAGGCGACCGCTATGTGCGCCGAAAGAGATCTTTACATGCTTAGACAACATACAG GTTCGACGAACGCCGGTAGGCGAGTTAAGAGAGGTTCACCTAGTAGACCGTCTTTACCGCCGATGGAGTGCTTCTATATTTGTAGATTTAATGGAAGTTGCTTTTGGGTTTGTGTTTTTAGCACACCTCCTTGA